One window of Myxocyprinus asiaticus isolate MX2 ecotype Aquarium Trade chromosome 4, UBuf_Myxa_2, whole genome shotgun sequence genomic DNA carries:
- the LOC127439877 gene encoding mitochondrial outer membrane protein SLC25A46-like, whose translation MNSRRPDSFDGLGYRGRDDPSFSGGYSGRSFNNSSSADLQHWVTTPPDIPGSRNLHFGDRTPQFETPPAPPGAADEAQSAAPPSEQLNRFAGFGIGLASLFTENVLAHPCIVFRRQCQVNYHARCYHLSPLTAISVMYNVTKTQGPKALWKGMGSTFVVQGVALGTEGIISECTPLPRELSHKWNPKQVVGHLVLKGLTHVVAMPFYSASLIETVQSEIIGDNPGILDCVKEGLGRVIGMGVPHSKRLLPLWNLVFPTMLHGILHYLISSSVQRLVLYLLRHRNNGSPNHSSTNSGMDTVQSMLDAYFPELMASFAASLCADVLLFPMETVLHRLHIQGTRTIIDNTDLGFEVLPINTQYEGMRDCISAIRREEGTMGFYKGFGSIVVQYSLHATVLQITKMIYLTLLRNA comes from the exons ATGAATTCTCGTCGGCCTGACAGCTTCGATGGTTTGGGTTATAGGGGCAGAGACGACCCGTCATTCAGCGGGGGCTATTCGGGCAGGTCATTCAATAATTCGTCCAGTGCCGATCTCCAGCACTGGGTCACCACACCTCCGGATATACCTGGCAGCAGAAACCTGCATTTCGGCGATCGTACACCCCAATTTGAGACGCCACCTGCCCCGCCTGGAGCTGCGGACGAAGCGCAGTCAGCGGCTCCACCGTCCG AGCAACTGAACAGATTTGCTGGATTCGGGATAGGTCTTGCAAG CCTCTTCACAGAAAATGTCCTGGCCCACCCCTGCATCGTGTTTCGGCGTCAGTGTCAG GTGAATTACCATGCCAGGTGTTACCACTTGTCACCATTGACTGCCATCAGCGTGATGTACAATGTCACTAAAACTCAG GGACCAAAGGCTTTATGGAAAGGAATGGGCAGCACATTTGTGGTACAGGGAGTCGCCCTTGGTACAGAAGGCATCATTAGTGAATGCACCCCATTACCAAG GGAGTTATCACACAAGTGGAACCCTAAACAAGTTGTAGGACACCTAGTACTCAAAGG TTTGACACATGTGGTTGCAATGCCATTTTACTCAGCCAGTCTCATAGAGACTGTACAG AGTGAAATAATCGGAGATAATCCTGGCATCCTAGACTGTGTCAAAGAGGGTCTTGGGCGTGTGATAGGCATGGGAGTGCCCCACAGCAAGCGCCTCCTGCCCCTGTGGAACCTGGTGTTCCCTACAATGCTCCATGGAATCTTACATTATCTCATCAGTTCCAGCGTGCAGAGGTTGGTTCTTTACCTGTTGCGTCATCGGAATAACGGCTCCCCAAATCACTCGTCAACCAACTCGGGAATGGACACGGTCCAGTCTATGCTGGATGCCTACTTCCCTGAGCTCATGGCCAGCTTTGCGGCCAGCCTGTGTGCAGATGTGCTGTTGTTTCCTATGGAAACAGTGCTGCACAGGCTGCATATCCAAGGGACACGCACTATCATTGACAACACTGACCTGGGTTTTGAGGTGTTGCCCATAAACACACAATATGAAGGAATGAGGGATTGTATCAGTGCCATTCGGCGTGAAGAAGGCACCATGGGCTTCTACAAGGGCTTCGGCTCCATCGTCGTGCAGTACTCGCTGCATGCCACAGTGCTGCAGATCACCAAGATGATCTATTTAACACTGTTGCGGAATGCTTGA